A section of the Dehalobacter sp. DCM genome encodes:
- a CDS encoding citrate/2-methylcitrate synthase translates to MTPNHKDNIDRYSDRYSKICQENTKIDAGLYDIYGVKRGLRDKSGEGVLAGLTNISLIKSHEEMDGKRIPCEGKLLYRGYNIVDLVNGFVNKKRYGFEESAYLLLFGSLPTEEQLAEFKGILVQCRNLPKNFVRDVIMKAPSKDIMNSLTKSVLTLASYDDRIEDGSLNNVLRQCLMLISIFPMLSVYGYHAYNHYECDDSFYIHRPDEKLSTAENILRMLRPDKTYTELEARVLDIALVLHMEHGGGNNSTFTTRVVSSSGSDTYSVIAAALSSLKGPKHGGANIKVVEMIKDIKLHVQDITNESAVRHYLTKILNKEVFDRRGLIYGMGHAVYSISDPRAQIFKGFVEKLAEDRGRRNDFELYSMVERMAPEVIAEERKIYKGVSANVDFYSGFVYSMLDIPLELYTPLFAMARIVGWSAHRLEELINADKIIRPAYESPLSDKDYMEIDER, encoded by the coding sequence GTGACACCCAACCATAAAGATAACATTGACCGCTATAGCGATAGGTACAGCAAGATATGCCAAGAAAATACCAAGATAGATGCCGGACTTTATGATATATATGGTGTTAAACGTGGTCTGAGGGATAAAAGCGGAGAAGGCGTCCTGGCCGGACTAACCAATATCTCTTTAATTAAATCTCATGAAGAAATGGATGGGAAGAGAATCCCCTGTGAAGGGAAACTGCTTTACCGAGGGTATAATATTGTTGACCTAGTTAATGGGTTTGTAAATAAAAAACGGTATGGATTTGAAGAGTCAGCTTACCTTTTATTGTTTGGTTCTCTACCTACCGAAGAACAGTTGGCTGAATTTAAAGGGATCTTAGTTCAATGCCGCAATCTGCCCAAAAATTTTGTACGAGATGTCATTATGAAAGCGCCGAGTAAGGATATTATGAATTCCTTGACCAAGAGTGTTCTGACGCTGGCATCCTATGATGATCGCATTGAAGATGGATCGTTGAATAACGTCTTAAGGCAGTGTCTCATGCTCATCAGTATTTTTCCTATGTTATCTGTTTACGGATATCATGCTTACAATCATTATGAATGTGATGACAGCTTTTATATCCATCGTCCGGACGAAAAACTCTCGACGGCAGAAAATATTCTCAGAATGCTGAGACCGGATAAGACCTATACGGAACTTGAGGCAAGAGTATTGGATATTGCGTTGGTATTGCACATGGAACATGGGGGCGGCAATAATTCCACCTTTACGACGCGCGTTGTTTCTTCTTCGGGGTCTGATACGTATTCAGTTATCGCGGCGGCTCTTTCCTCACTGAAGGGACCTAAACACGGCGGTGCGAATATTAAAGTTGTTGAAATGATAAAAGATATTAAATTACATGTGCAGGATATTACAAACGAGTCCGCAGTAAGACACTATCTGACCAAGATTCTTAACAAGGAAGTCTTTGACCGCCGTGGTTTGATTTATGGCATGGGACATGCTGTCTATTCGATTTCAGATCCGAGAGCTCAGATATTTAAGGGCTTTGTAGAAAAATTAGCTGAGGACAGAGGACGACGAAACGATTTTGAATTATATTCCATGGTTGAACGGATGGCGCCCGAGGTTATTGCCGAAGAACGAAAAATCTACAAAGGCGTCAGTGCGAATGTAGACTTTTACAGTGGTTTCGTTTACAGTATGTTGGATATTCCCTTGGAGCTTTATACACCGCTGTTTGCAATGGCACGCATCGTCGGCTGGAGCGCTCATCGACTGGAAGAATTGATCAATGCGGACAAAATAATCAGACCGGCCTACGAAAGTCCTCTGTCTGATAAGGATTATATGGAAATAGACGAACGATAG
- a CDS encoding DUF975 family protein, which produces MLENSELRALARSQLKGNWAKPILAFLIYSAITAIFAWISNDENAAASLISLLITGPFMVGASVFSLAFSRQEDPGVGVIFDGFKSFLTSLGMYLWVLLWVILWSLLLIIPGIVKSYGYLMSFYILADNRQIGIRNALDLSKRISYGYRGKLFLLYLSFIGWAVLSILTAGIGFIWLIPYVEITIANFYNDLKRTSIENGICVPEDFNRDNYRAV; this is translated from the coding sequence ATGTTAGAGAATAGCGAGTTAAGAGCGCTAGCGCGATCACAGCTCAAGGGAAACTGGGCAAAACCGATTCTGGCATTTCTGATTTATTCAGCGATTACGGCAATCTTCGCCTGGATCAGCAATGATGAAAATGCTGCCGCCAGTCTGATTTCGTTGCTGATCACCGGGCCGTTTATGGTAGGAGCATCTGTATTTTCCCTGGCATTTAGCCGTCAGGAGGATCCGGGGGTCGGAGTAATATTTGATGGCTTTAAATCCTTTCTGACCAGCCTCGGTATGTATTTATGGGTACTTTTATGGGTAATCCTATGGTCATTGCTGCTGATTATTCCAGGAATCGTTAAAAGTTACGGCTATCTCATGAGTTTTTATATCCTTGCGGATAACCGGCAGATTGGAATTAGGAATGCCCTTGACCTCAGTAAACGAATCAGTTACGGATATCGCGGCAAGTTATTTCTGTTATATTTGAGCTTTATTGGCTGGGCTGTACTCTCGATACTCACCGCAGGGATTGGATTTATATGGCTGATTCCATATGTTGAGATAACGATAGCCAATTTCTATAACGATCTTAAAAGAACGAGCATTGAAAACGGAATATGTGTGCCGGAGGACTTCAATAGGGACAATTATCGCGCAGTATAA
- a CDS encoding trigger factor: protein MSATLINATKDEATFLIQIDAKTFEKALMEEYHKATATEGKKAASAFLSNEALLAQYPDLEKIANKALEKLLPAYYMSAIKELGIQPMTFPNIMPRSNKLGEPCIIEIRVSLEPQIELEKYEGLEAHYTPVVVTEEDINENITGLRKQHNAETDDAKLLEKLPFKTIEELQAEVRNSMTSMAEEKTTLNKQEAIIKQLIVANPVELAEEVIQQQINVEMNRVTQQMGKQFLQNYMRSSGRSLDDLKKEVRPQAEMNVKKSLLLTAVADKVCVEITEEDIKKKISEQPGSFNELALDYETRRKRIEETPGALDQIKHLIRLDKATDYIISKAILHEDQPIRVIDSLPEYMKIQ from the coding sequence ATGTCTGCAACCCTGATCAATGCAACGAAAGATGAAGCCACATTTTTGATTCAGATCGATGCGAAGACGTTTGAAAAAGCCCTCATGGAAGAGTACCACAAGGCGACTGCAACGGAAGGAAAAAAAGCGGCTTCTGCTTTTCTGAGTAATGAAGCACTTTTAGCACAATACCCTGATTTGGAGAAAATTGCAAACAAAGCACTGGAAAAGCTTTTGCCGGCCTATTACATGAGTGCGATTAAGGAACTGGGAATTCAACCGATGACGTTCCCCAATATTATGCCGCGAAGCAACAAACTCGGTGAACCCTGTATTATTGAAATTCGCGTATCGCTGGAACCTCAAATTGAACTGGAAAAATATGAGGGTTTAGAAGCTCATTATACACCTGTCGTTGTGACTGAAGAGGATATTAACGAGAATATCACCGGACTGCGCAAACAACATAATGCCGAAACCGATGATGCTAAACTGCTGGAGAAACTTCCGTTTAAAACCATCGAAGAACTACAGGCAGAGGTACGGAATTCAATGACGTCCATGGCAGAAGAAAAGACAACACTTAATAAACAAGAGGCAATTATTAAGCAATTGATTGTGGCCAATCCTGTGGAGCTTGCAGAGGAAGTAATTCAACAGCAGATCAATGTCGAAATGAATCGCGTTACTCAGCAAATGGGTAAACAATTCCTGCAAAACTATATGCGATCCTCCGGGCGTTCTCTTGATGATCTAAAGAAAGAAGTTCGGCCCCAAGCCGAGATGAATGTCAAGAAAAGCTTGTTGCTCACGGCTGTGGCAGATAAAGTTTGTGTTGAAATAACCGAGGAGGATATCAAAAAGAAAATCTCCGAACAGCCAGGTTCATTTAATGAACTCGCATTGGATTATGAAACACGCCGCAAACGTATCGAGGAAACACCTGGAGCGCTTGACCAGATCAAACATCTTATTCGTTTGGATAAAGCCACGGATTATATTATTAGCAAAGCAATTCTGCATGAAGATCAACCCATTCGCGTTATTGACTCTCTTCCGGAATACATGAAAATCCAGTAA
- a CDS encoding EFR1 family ferrodoxin (N-terminal region resembles flavodoxins. C-terminal ferrodoxin region binds two 4Fe-4S clusters.), producing MEYKLNILYFSATGNTEKVVKTIAHGMGVNCKEYTVSLPASRVKDIIFGDKDIVIVGVPVYAGRVPSFLSDYFTRVKGNNTPAVFVVVYGNRHYDDALLELKNIFEDNGFIGIAAGAFIGEHSYSEKVATGRPDSEDLQLAAEFGNIIIEKLSAMEIAGNRELEVKGNFPYRNGMPKLTAVPVTGSECNLCGLCAQFCPMEAISLINYRDIDNEKCIVCCSCIKRCSVRAKSIDHEFINKIRQLLIENFTAVRQIPELFF from the coding sequence ATGGAATATAAATTGAACATCCTTTATTTCAGCGCGACAGGCAACACAGAAAAAGTTGTTAAAACCATTGCACACGGCATGGGGGTTAACTGTAAAGAATATACTGTTAGCCTACCAGCCAGTAGAGTGAAGGATATTATATTTGGCGATAAGGACATCGTCATTGTCGGCGTACCAGTTTACGCTGGGCGAGTGCCCAGTTTTTTATCAGATTATTTTACAAGAGTAAAAGGAAATAATACACCGGCTGTTTTCGTCGTCGTTTACGGCAATCGGCATTACGATGATGCCCTGTTGGAATTGAAGAATATCTTTGAAGACAACGGATTTATTGGAATCGCAGCAGGCGCATTTATTGGAGAACACTCCTATAGTGAGAAAGTAGCCACAGGTCGACCGGATAGTGAAGACCTGCAGCTGGCGGCTGAATTTGGGAATATAATAATTGAAAAACTATCTGCCATGGAGATAGCGGGGAACCGAGAGCTTGAGGTGAAAGGCAATTTTCCCTACAGAAACGGTATGCCAAAATTAACAGCTGTTCCTGTAACCGGCAGTGAATGCAATTTATGCGGGTTATGTGCCCAATTTTGTCCGATGGAGGCAATATCATTGATAAATTACAGGGACATTGATAATGAAAAATGTATTGTCTGCTGCAGTTGTATTAAACGATGTTCTGTTCGGGCCAAATCTATTGATCATGAATTTATCAATAAGATTCGGCAGCTGCTGATAGAAAACTTCACTGCAGTCAGACAGATACCGGAGCTATTCTTTTAA
- a CDS encoding ferritin-like domain-containing protein encodes MNWFYSLELNQVDLYMAQSKLVKDIYISKVLERSSFIEQQHVDNIAAQIKKFGGEPTMLGDIISPILGKTAGNITAAFGVTSLLKADIMLEKKAMSDYKDLIIKIGKDDELFSLLWSNLIDEDLHTSWFASKVEELESLH; translated from the coding sequence CTGAATTGGTTTTACAGCCTTGAGCTGAACCAGGTGGATCTTTATATGGCGCAGAGTAAGCTTGTGAAAGACATTTATATTAGCAAAGTATTGGAAAGATCCTCATTTATCGAGCAGCAGCACGTCGATAATATCGCGGCTCAAATCAAAAAATTCGGGGGAGAACCAACCATGCTTGGCGATATCATATCGCCTATCCTTGGCAAAACAGCGGGGAATATCACAGCCGCGTTTGGGGTCACCTCACTGCTTAAGGCGGATATTATGCTGGAAAAAAAGGCCATGAGCGATTATAAAGACCTCATTATAAAAATCGGCAAAGACGATGAGTTGTTTTCGCTCTTGTGGTCCAATTTGATTGACGAAGACCTGCATACATCGTGGTTTGCGAGTAAAGTAGAGGAATTGGAGTCGTTACATTAG
- a CDS encoding M48 family metallopeptidase → MFLLTLFVISIVFILNISLSILSYSYRNQPIPENVSDVYDEIGYKKWLNYTMENHRLSILEKIVNTGMLLLFLTLGIFPALANAVNRLTDDPILQTLLFLGVYFFISYILNIGFSWYHNFSIEERYGFNKSTIKTFILDQLKSILLTLVLGSIILYILLALYLNMGNGYLIYAWLVVASIMLAVNLLYTQLFIRIFNKLSPLPDGELKQKIEELAKNTGFEIKKISVMDASKRSGKLNAFFSGFGKFKHIVLYDTLLQKCTSDEIVSILAHEIGHAKHRDVLRNVLISLVQIAVYLVLMTFFLSSVNLANAFGFSHVHLGFSIVLFGILIEPIGIALGIPLSAYSRKAEYKADEFALQVGYKKAMISALKVLARENFSNLTPHPLVVRLTYSHPPISHRIEALTQS, encoded by the coding sequence ATGTTTCTGTTAACGCTTTTTGTCATTTCCATAGTCTTTATTCTCAATATATCTCTCTCAATATTGAGCTACTCGTATCGTAACCAGCCCATACCCGAGAATGTATCGGATGTTTATGATGAGATAGGCTATAAAAAATGGCTGAATTATACCATGGAGAATCACAGACTGTCGATTTTAGAAAAAATTGTTAATACGGGTATGCTGCTGCTATTCCTCACATTAGGGATCTTCCCGGCGCTGGCGAATGCAGTAAACCGCTTGACAGACGATCCGATTCTCCAGACGCTTCTTTTTCTTGGGGTTTACTTCTTTATCAGCTATATCTTAAATATTGGTTTTAGCTGGTACCATAACTTTAGTATTGAAGAGCGTTATGGATTTAACAAATCGACGATAAAAACCTTTATTCTGGACCAGTTGAAATCCATCTTACTGACGCTGGTCTTGGGTAGTATTATTCTGTATATTCTCCTTGCGCTTTATCTGAACATGGGCAACGGATATTTGATATATGCCTGGCTGGTTGTCGCCAGCATCATGTTAGCAGTGAATTTGCTTTACACTCAATTATTCATCCGTATTTTCAACAAACTTAGTCCGCTGCCGGATGGCGAGCTGAAACAGAAAATTGAAGAACTTGCTAAGAATACCGGCTTTGAAATCAAAAAAATCAGTGTCATGGACGCGTCGAAACGTTCCGGAAAGCTTAATGCCTTCTTTAGCGGATTTGGTAAATTTAAGCATATCGTCCTTTACGATACTCTTTTACAAAAATGCACTTCGGATGAAATCGTCAGCATCTTGGCTCATGAGATTGGTCATGCCAAACACCGGGATGTTCTGCGAAATGTACTCATTTCTCTGGTGCAGATTGCTGTTTACCTTGTCCTTATGACTTTCTTCCTGTCATCCGTTAACCTGGCAAATGCTTTTGGCTTTTCCCACGTTCATTTAGGGTTTTCCATCGTGCTTTTCGGTATTCTCATAGAGCCCATCGGGATTGCATTGGGTATTCCGCTCTCTGCATATTCACGAAAGGCCGAGTACAAAGCAGATGAATTTGCCTTACAAGTCGGTTATAAGAAGGCGATGATCAGTGCCTTGAAGGTTCTGGCCAGAGAAAATTTTTCAAATCTCACGCCACATCCACTCGTGGTAAGACTGACTTATTCTCATCCCCCAATTAGTCATCGTATTGAAGCGCTTACTCAATCGTAG
- a CDS encoding CarD family transcriptional regulator, with the protein MFNINDYVVYNATGVFKIIDIRREHDILDKETEYYVLQPAYNNNLTIKIPVNAPRVSMRLIMTKDEVLSLIASMPDIEALWINDDRERNERFKTALKTANSEEWAKLIKTIYLQKQEKIDIGKKLAQTDENIMKAAEKNLYEEFAIALNITPDEVVSYITERVPS; encoded by the coding sequence ATGTTTAATATCAATGATTATGTTGTATATAACGCTACAGGTGTATTTAAAATTATTGACATTCGAAGAGAACACGATATTCTGGATAAGGAGACGGAGTATTACGTTCTTCAACCTGCGTATAACAATAATTTAACCATAAAGATTCCCGTAAATGCACCAAGAGTCTCCATGCGCCTCATCATGACTAAAGACGAAGTTCTTTCACTCATTGCTTCAATGCCGGATATTGAAGCACTCTGGATAAACGATGACCGCGAACGAAATGAGCGGTTCAAAACAGCTCTGAAAACAGCCAATAGTGAAGAATGGGCAAAGCTGATCAAAACGATCTATCTGCAGAAACAAGAAAAAATAGACATCGGTAAAAAACTGGCGCAGACAGATGAAAATATTATGAAAGCAGCTGAGAAAAATCTCTATGAGGAATTTGCCATTGCCTTAAATATCACACCGGATGAAGTTGTATCTTATATTACTGAACGCGTTCCTTCCTAA
- a CDS encoding oxidoreductase: MQRKYPNLCKPIKIGNVNFRNRMFAAPVGGTDITADCTIGPKTTAFYELKAKGGAASVTVSELVVHPETEGSHMFHLDLKTVGSLSSFTYTADAIRRHGAIASVELSHSGQYAGTYLTDKDKKHGLAQWGPSAGVRPDGLEVKELTEELIADIVAAYGKCAGLAKIAGFEMVMIHGGHGWLINQFLSPYFNHRTDKYGGSLENRVRFAQEVIDSVRQAVGPGFPIEFRMSGSELIEGGYDLTEGVEIAKLLQSRIDLLHVSAGTYQKGFSVTHPSMFLPHGSNVYLAAEIKKHVSVPVATVGGLNDPAMMEEIIASGKADVVEMARALLADHELPKKVMTNRDEDIVKCLRCFVCMAERAVTSTRRCAVNPLIGREIDGVEIIPSPNPCKVLVAGGGPSGLEAAITAAKRGHKVILCEKSDQLGGILKGEQAIPFKYEMYELGVTLGNLAEKAGVDIRLNTPVTKEYIENENVDALIIAVGSEPLIPSIPGLKDDNVIVVNNYYLEKDKVSDQVVVLGGGQAGCEAAVHLAQEGKAVHLVEMRTELAPDANIRHRPILLKEIEKNNVQVHTGCTGQRVTKEGVYCIDAAGVEHLVPGYTVICALGQQARRAVVDELLDSAPIVAQIGDCVRPSTITTAIYQGYHAALDI; the protein is encoded by the coding sequence ATGCAACGAAAATATCCAAATCTGTGTAAACCAATCAAGATCGGGAACGTTAATTTTCGAAATAGGATGTTTGCTGCCCCCGTCGGCGGAACGGACATAACGGCTGACTGCACAATTGGCCCCAAGACAACCGCATTTTATGAATTGAAGGCCAAGGGAGGCGCCGCTTCAGTAACCGTTAGTGAGTTGGTCGTCCATCCGGAAACTGAGGGATCCCATATGTTTCATTTGGACCTAAAGACAGTTGGGTCACTTTCGAGCTTCACCTATACGGCTGACGCTATCCGTCGCCATGGGGCGATTGCCAGTGTGGAATTGTCTCATTCCGGTCAGTATGCCGGAACGTATCTGACAGATAAAGATAAAAAACACGGACTGGCGCAATGGGGGCCTAGTGCAGGGGTTCGACCGGATGGGCTGGAAGTAAAGGAGCTCACTGAAGAACTCATTGCGGACATTGTCGCTGCTTATGGAAAGTGCGCAGGCTTGGCAAAGATTGCAGGCTTTGAAATGGTGATGATTCACGGCGGACATGGCTGGCTGATCAATCAGTTTTTATCTCCGTATTTTAACCACAGAACAGATAAGTACGGAGGCTCATTAGAGAACAGAGTGCGTTTTGCTCAAGAGGTCATCGACAGTGTTCGGCAAGCGGTAGGTCCTGGCTTTCCAATCGAGTTTAGAATGAGCGGATCCGAATTGATCGAAGGCGGTTATGACTTGACGGAAGGTGTAGAAATAGCAAAACTGCTTCAGTCCAGGATCGATCTACTGCATGTCTCCGCAGGGACATACCAAAAAGGCTTTAGCGTTACACATCCTTCGATGTTTTTACCCCATGGCAGTAATGTTTATCTTGCGGCAGAAATCAAAAAGCATGTGAGTGTCCCGGTGGCCACAGTTGGCGGATTAAATGATCCGGCAATGATGGAAGAAATCATTGCATCCGGAAAAGCGGATGTGGTAGAAATGGCCAGGGCATTACTGGCAGACCATGAGCTGCCTAAGAAAGTAATGACGAATCGCGACGAGGACATTGTAAAATGTCTAAGATGCTTTGTTTGTATGGCGGAACGTGCTGTAACCTCTACGCGCCGATGCGCGGTGAATCCATTAATTGGTCGGGAAATAGACGGCGTTGAGATTATTCCGTCACCTAATCCCTGCAAGGTGCTTGTCGCAGGAGGTGGACCCAGTGGGTTAGAGGCAGCAATAACGGCGGCAAAACGGGGCCACAAGGTAATCCTTTGTGAAAAATCAGATCAGCTGGGCGGTATTCTGAAGGGTGAACAGGCTATTCCTTTCAAATATGAAATGTATGAATTAGGTGTTACTCTCGGCAATTTGGCAGAAAAGGCCGGTGTCGATATTCGTTTAAATACGCCGGTTACGAAAGAGTATATTGAAAATGAAAACGTGGATGCCTTGATTATTGCTGTTGGATCGGAACCGCTTATTCCGTCAATTCCAGGTTTAAAGGACGATAATGTTATTGTGGTCAATAATTATTATCTGGAAAAGGATAAGGTCAGCGATCAGGTCGTCGTGTTGGGAGGCGGACAGGCCGGTTGTGAAGCGGCAGTTCATCTTGCTCAGGAAGGGAAGGCTGTACATCTGGTAGAGATGAGAACAGAATTAGCTCCCGATGCAAACATCAGGCATCGTCCTATCCTATTGAAGGAGATTGAAAAGAATAATGTTCAAGTCCATACTGGTTGTACAGGACAACGTGTGACCAAAGAGGGCGTTTATTGCATCGATGCGGCGGGTGTAGAGCATCTTGTTCCCGGTTACACTGTGATTTGTGCACTAGGCCAGCAGGCAAGAAGAGCCGTCGTCGACGAATTGCTTGACAGTGCACCTATTGTTGCGCAGATTGGTGATTGTGTGAGACCATCCACAATAACGACAGCCATCTATCAGGGATATCATGCTGCCTTAGATATTTAA
- a CDS encoding PadR family transcriptional regulator, whose translation MHTLKYAILGLINRQAMTGYDLMKTFNMELVNFWHAKHSQLYPELKRLTDEGLITYETILQGEKMEKKLYSITESGKKSFKNWLTKKDPLEQTPKDIFRLKAYFIESMPKEEILKHFSYQLKLRREKLIKLEATMAKHPYAQTITEVLSPLYGDYIVLKGAIMRERTYIDWLEECIEEINLNQS comes from the coding sequence ATGCACACATTAAAATATGCCATATTAGGATTAATTAATCGGCAGGCAATGACTGGTTATGATTTAATGAAAACCTTCAACATGGAACTGGTAAATTTCTGGCATGCAAAGCACAGCCAACTCTATCCGGAGTTAAAGAGGCTTACGGACGAAGGTCTGATCACTTACGAAACGATCCTCCAGGGAGAAAAAATGGAGAAAAAGCTCTATTCTATAACTGAATCAGGAAAAAAGTCTTTCAAGAATTGGCTTACAAAAAAAGATCCCCTGGAACAAACGCCGAAGGATATTTTTAGACTTAAAGCCTATTTTATTGAATCTATGCCAAAAGAAGAAATTTTAAAGCATTTTAGCTATCAGCTTAAACTACGGCGTGAAAAACTGATTAAACTCGAGGCAACAATGGCGAAACACCCCTATGCGCAAACAATCACCGAAGTCCTTTCTCCTCTGTACGGCGACTATATCGTGTTAAAAGGTGCCATCATGCGTGAGCGCACCTATATCGATTGGTTGGAAGAATGCATCGAAGAAATTAATCTTAACCAATCTTAG